In Euphorbia lathyris chromosome 9, ddEupLath1.1, whole genome shotgun sequence, the following are encoded in one genomic region:
- the LOC136207199 gene encoding rop guanine nucleotide exchange factor 7-like, with product MDIASNQQHQQLSKTTQHQHQQDYNFKLRTPNYTNPNPFSLFGFWVSKSIRNLFNRPRFSNGFSVKSLQFTGMVVNNIVFSDSPEVFQEEEEEEEEAPMEGFIENIESIEDVKERFGENGGAFGDLIEVKGRESSSSSDFLTSETTGHEEQSHSSSEEEGSSSPPSLGWPVKKGEVPDCTSINGAAIDEGEKLQLEKQGSSIPEVEMMKERFAKLLLGEDMSGCGNGVCTALAISNAITNLCATLFGQLWRLEPLAQEKKAMWRREMEWLLSVSDHIVELIPSWQTFPDGTKLEVMTCRPRSDLYINLPALRKLDNMLLEILDGFNDSEFWYVDQGILAPESDGSTSFRRALQRQEEKWWLPVPRVPPCGLSEDSRKQLQHKRDSTNQILKAAMAINSITLADMDVPDSYMDALPKNGKTSLGDLIYRYISSDQFSPECLLDCLDLSSEHQAIEIANRVEATIYVWRKRANSKPAHNTSRSSSKSSWELVKEMMVDADKRELLADRAESLLLCLKQRFPGLPQTTLDMSKIQYNKDVGKSILESYSRVLESLAFNIVARIDDLLYVDDVTKHSDQYSSISKVSVIAHKSVTIPYSVPVSSTPYRTAHTTPSFSPGNLVSPVKGDRSPFISSSKLGPQHQRGFGVKKVLTDYLSIDTKGKECRNRTEETTDNVIKKASTSETGVEGLETDRSVKDLDGEELKPENVV from the exons ATGGATATAGCTTCCAACCAACAACATCAGCAGCTTTCTAAAACAACTCAACACCAACATCAACAAGATTACAACTTTAAGCTTAGAACCCCCAACTACACCAACccaaaccctttttctttatttgGCTTCTGGGTTTCCAAATCTATCCGCAATTTATTTAACAGACCTCGTTTCTCAAATGGGTTTTCTGTGAAAAGCCTTCAGTTTACTGGTATGGTAGTTAACAACATTGTTTTTTCTGATTCCCCTGAGGTTTTtcaagaagaggaggaggaggaggaagaagccCCAATGGAGGGTTTCATTGAGAATATTGAAAGTATTGAAGATGTGAAAGAAAGATTTGGGGAAAATGGAGGCGCATTTGGGGATTTGATTGAAGTGAAGGGTAGAGAAAGCAGTTCAAGTTCTGATTTTTTGACTTCTGAGACAACGGGACATGAGGAGCAGAGCCATAGTAGCTCTGAGGAAGAGGGTTCTTCTTCGCCTCCTTCATTGGGTTGGCCTGTGAAGAAAGGGGAAGTACCAGATTGCACGAGTATCAATGGTGCCGCCATTGATGAAGGTGAAAAGCTTCAATTGGAGAAACAAGGGTCTTCAATTCCAG AGGTTGAAATGATGAAGGAAAGATTTGCAAAATTATTGCTTGGAGAAGATATGTCTGGTTGTGGAAATGGAGTATGCACAGCATTGGCTATTTCAAATGCTATCACTAATCTCTGTG CAACTCTATTTGGGCAACTATGGAGGTTAGAACCTCTAGCTCAAGAGAAGAAAGCAATGTGGCGAAGAGAGATGGAATGGCTTCTTTCTGTTAGTGATCACATTGTTGAATTAATTCCCTCTTGGCAGACTTTTCCGGACGGAACTAAGCTTGAG GTCATGACTTGCAGACCGCGGTCAGATCTGTACATAAATCTCCCGGCTCTGCGAAAATTAGATAACATGCTTCTT GAGATATTGGATGGCTTTAATGATTCGGAGTTCTGGTATGTTGATCAAGGAATTCTAGCCCCAGAGAGTGATGGCTCGACATCTTTCCGAAGAGCCCTGCAGCGACAAGAGGAGAAGTGGTGGCTACCAGTTCCTCGTGTCCCTCCTTGCGGCCTCAGTGAAGATTCTAGAAAACAGTTGCAGCATAAACGGGACAGTACAAACCAGATACTAAAGGCTGCAATGGCCATCAACAGCATTACTTTAGCTGATATGGATGTCCCCGATTCGTACATGGATGCTCTCCCGAAG AATGGAAAAACCAGCTTAGGAGATCTCATTTATCGATACATTTCGTCGGATCAATTCTCCCCTGAATGTCTGCTTGATTGTCTTGACTTGTCCTCGGAACATCAAGCTATAGAAATTGCCAACAGAGTGGAGGCAACAATCTACGTGTGGCGCAAAAGAGCCAACTCGAAACCTGCCCACAACACAAGTAGGTCTAGTTCAAAGTCATCATGGGAACTAGTCAAGGAGATGATGGTTGATGCAGATAAACGAGAACTTCTCGCTGATCGAGCCGAAAGCCTCTTGCTTTGCTTGAAACAGCGGTTCCCCGGTCTTCCACAGACAACCTTAGACATGAGCAAAATCCAATACAACAAG GATGTCGGGAAGTCCATTTTGGAGAGCTACTCAAGAGTTTTAGAGAGCTTGGCATTTAACATTGTGGCACGGATCGATGATCTCCTCTACGTTGATGACGTGACCAAACATTCGGATCAGTACTCATCAATCTCTAAAGTTAGTGTGATCGCTCACAAAAGTGTTACAATACCATACTCAGTGCCAGTCTCAAGCACACCATATAGAACAGCTCACACAACACCAAGCTTTTCGCCGGGGAATCTAGTAAGCCCTGTAAAGGGAGATAGGTCTCCATTCATAAGCAGCAGCAAGCTTGGTCCGCAACATCAGCGTGGGTTTGGTGTGAAAAAGGTGTTGACAGACTATCTTAGTATCGATACGAAAGGCAAGGAATGCCGGAATAGAACCGAAGAAACAACGGATAATGTAATTAAAAAGGCATCAACATCTGAAACTGGAGTTGAAGGTTTGGAAACAGATAGATCAGTAAAGGATTTGGATGGGGAGGAACTGAAACCTGAGAATGTAGTATGA